In the genome of Fusarium poae strain DAOMC 252244 chromosome 1, whole genome shotgun sequence, the window ACCTTACCTCCGCCataatattttattcttttcaACTGCACCAGAATCCCTTTAGCTCCGGCATAACTCTCCAATTCTTACAGACATCACAGCCTTTCTGGGGCTTtcgccatcttcatcatggccagcCTCCCCTCGCAACACCCCACCCTGTCCCTCCACCTCTCCGACAGTACCCTCACCCCGCTCATCACCTCGGCCTCGTCGCAATCGCATCTCGAATCCCTTACAGCCCTAACCTCCAGCGCACTATCCTCACAGACAGCCGCCCAAAGACTTGGTCTTGGCCGCCCTCAGCGCCTCATGGTCGAGTACCCAGACCGCGGGCCTGTCGTGCTGTATTCATATCTTGATCCTCGCGACACCGTCGACACAACCACCAACAACCCGGCGGCGGCGATCTCAAGCCGTCCCGGTTCGGCGCCTGGATCAAGTCATGGTGCTGACCAAAGAGCACCTCGGTCTGAACCAGCGCCGACGTCCTACAGCGACCCGCGCTCTGAAGATGCGGCCCCGCCGCTCGTGGGCGTCGTTGTGGCCGGTTCCGCAGATGAAGCAAGAGAGGCCCGCCGCGCATCCGCAAGACTGGAGCGCGTAGGAAGAGAGATTCAAAAGGAGTGGGCTGCTGAAAGCAGTCAGGACCGCGCAAATGAGAATGGGCCAGAGTGATCAGACAAAGGGGACATTTGGAATCCGAACAATGCTTGTCGTTTTCATGACATGACGAAATACGTTTACGAAGCGATGTAATACGAAGCGATACCACAAGAGGATTACGCGAAACCGACATGAAGTACACGAGGAAACTAGGATAAAAGCTTTGGTGTATTTCGTCATTCAGGCTCGTGCACCATCTGTATTGCGACAAGTTGCAAGATGAGATGCGACAAGAGAAGAAAATCGACCAACATCTGGATTCGTGAGGAATCGTTGGAGACGCACATACAaattcaagatattcaaccCAAGCACGACTATATAGACCATAGAATCGTGTGGCAGACAGTTGCCACAGCAAGACACGGCACGACACGACACGGCACGGCACGGCATATCAGTTCGTTGTTCTAAAAGACTTAATTTCATCTCGTAGTACGTCTAAGTTGCTCGAAATCCACAAAACCTTGCTCCAAAGTCCATCATCATAATCATTCTGCCCGGTCTCATTTTGTACCagtatttttactattttccTTCGTTTCTTTTTACTCGTTATTATATTAGATCTAGATGATTTGCTGGAAGGCTCGGTTGATGGGAGATCGGATGTTGGGAACATCCTTCCAGAAATCGATGGTGGCAACGGCACGCTTGGCGATTCCCTCGGGGGTGAACTCGAACTTCTATAATAGGGGTCAGCAATTTGCTCGATTGGTTTCAGAATAAGTGCAGGGGAACTTGCCTTGTAGACGTCCTTGTAGGCACCAGAAGCACCGAATCGGTTGATACCGAACTGCTCGTGAGTGTAGCGTTCCCAGCCCATGGTGCTCATGACCTCAATGGACAGAGAGGGGATGCCGTCGGGAAGCACAGAGAGGCGGTACTCCTTGTCCTGGAGGTCGAAAGCCTCAAAGCAGGGCATGGAGACAATGCGAGCCTTGATGTTCTTCTGCTCCTGGAGATACTTGGCGGCGTCGACGGCGATAGAAACCTCGGAACCGGTAGAAACCAGGGTAATGTCGGCACCCTCAATCTCGCGCAGGACGTAACCACCCTTGGCGGCCTTCTCGATGGTAGAACCCTCGAGCTGGGGAAGGTTCTGACGAGACAGAGCAATAATGCTAGGGGTGTGCTTGGCAGTCAAGCAGACGTAGTAAGCACCACTGGTCTCGTTACCGTCAGCAGGTCGCCAGACCATGTTGTTGGGGAGAGCGCGGAAGTGAGCAAGAGTCTCAATAGGCTGGTGAGTAGGACCATCCTCACCGAGACCGATAGAGTCATGAGTGGCAACCCAGATGGTGCGGACGCGAGAAAGAGCAGACAGACGGACGGATCCAGCAGCGTAAGAAACGAAGTTCAGGAAGGTACCAGAGTAGGGGAGGATGGTACCGTAGGCAGCCAGACCGTTCATGATAGCACCCATACCGTGCTCGCGAACACCGTATCGGACGTATCGGCCAGAGTAGTCACCGAGACCAGTGGCCTTGGGCTGGAAGTCGACAGCCTCCTTCCAGCGGGTCAGGTTGGAGCCAGTCAAATCGGCGGAACCACCGAAAAGCTCGGGGATAACGCTCTCGACCTTGCTGAGGACGGTCTCGGACAGCTTTCGCGAGGCAATGGCGGGGTCGGAGGGGGTGTAAACAGGAAGACTCTTCTCCCAGCCCTCGGGAAGATCGCCGGTCAATCGGCGGACGAGGTCGGCGTGCTCCTTGGGGTACTGCTCCTTGTACTTGGCGAGGAGCTGGTTCCACTCCTGCTCACGGGCGGCGCCTTCAGAGGATCGCTTGCCATAGAAGTCATAGACCTCTTGGGGAACGGCGAAGCTCTCGTCAGGGTTGAAACCCCACTTCTCCTTCAGCTGCTTGATGTCGTCAGCCTTGAGAGGAGAACCGTGGACACCGTGGGTGCCCTGGTTGAGGGAGCCGAAACCA includes:
- the TKL1 gene encoding Transketolase (BUSCO:7414at5125); translation: MGYGEIDQKAINTIRVLAADATAHSNSGHPGAPMGMAPVAHVLFNKFMNFNPKNPDWLNRDRFVLSNGHGCMLQYAILHLFGYDLSIDDLKAFRSVDSRTPGHPEAHDTPGIEVTTGPLGQGISNAVGLAIAQAHTAATFNKDGFDLVNNYTYSFLGDGCLMEGVSSEACSLAGHLQLGNLIAIWDDNQITIDGDTAVAFTENVPKRYEAYGWQVIKVEDGDNDLAAIEAAIKEAKSVTDKPTLIQLKTTIGFGSLNQGTHGVHGSPLKADDIKQLKEKWGFNPDESFAVPQEVYDFYGKRSSEGAAREQEWNQLLAKYKEQYPKEHADLVRRLTGDLPEGWEKSLPVYTPSDPAIASRKLSETVLSKVESVIPELFGGSADLTGSNLTRWKEAVDFQPKATGLGDYSGRYVRYGVREHGMGAIMNGLAAYGTILPYSGTFLNFVSYAAGSVRLSALSRVRTIWVATHDSIGLGEDGPTHQPIETLAHFRALPNNMVWRPADGNETSGAYYVCLTAKHTPSIIALSRQNLPQLEGSTIEKAAKGGYVLREIEGADITLVSTGSEVSIAVDAAKYLQEQKNIKARIVSMPCFEAFDLQDKEYRLSVLPDGIPSLSIEVMSTMGWERYTHEQFGINRFGASGAYKDKFEFTPEGIAKRAVATIDFWKDVPNIRSPINRAFQQII